One genomic window of Salvia miltiorrhiza cultivar Shanhuang (shh) chromosome 4, IMPLAD_Smil_shh, whole genome shotgun sequence includes the following:
- the LOC131019600 gene encoding protein STICHEL-like 2 isoform X1, protein MEGRRHSVDIPLSRTLIALRRVRSLRDPSTNSMSKLNALVDNVNWEAYSNDAITLGFENSCHRVSEGDDDDDGLGLRSSTSFRGDHELYYGSRNCKSRLMSPQDLGAMVGNKGSAHRRSLCVEGPDAARPLDLSMVCDSKALSERYCKDYGDKYFEFTSATPSGDGGASCNEPDEELRQVKKWRLELDVMSRGTAADGLSSAVSPSLSVGDARKERASHGMSLYASEDVGFMESCHQGCGIGSCWSRGRKFREASLLPHVEERPLLSEDATGVQSIDSRHDCEGVSPYVESPRSLCQKFMPKSFGELIGQNTVATSLLDAISKRQVASLYLFHGPRGTGKTSGSRIFAAALNCLSPDTTRPCGVCKECGLFFSGRSSDVKEVDSVRINKVERCWLLMKNARLPPVFSRFKVYIIDECHLLQRETWAAILNGLEEIPRHVVFIMVTPNLDKLPRCTLTKSQKYHFQKVKEVDITSKLGKICVQEGLEFDEDALNFIATKSNGSLRDAEMMLDQLSLLGKKITVSLVHEVSGVVSDDELLDLLYLAMSSDASNTVRKARELMGSRIDPLQLTSQLASLIMDILAGKCPSDGVSEKRRKLFGTDNSICFGAAEDDMRQLSHALKILSQTEKQLRMSNNQMTWLTVALLQLSSTATSNEGSDPRLSTRSLLPHDGDFPSSSSTGDSFKRSIGCACVDAESANTGAKYDKETLDLVLIRAAEMCSSRSIKKFLLKRGRLASVRLTRAGIAVTEVAFDHPDHASRAEKSWKEIAGALQHILGYNVELRINSAHDHDSSRDGKWKKPCLGLFNCSRRVPFRSGSNADSTVRTRDKYVETCSTECSSRISCSCCHRKELFKTIRSSEGNALSIEAGAHQECRTSCKPRSKEHSRFHCWRAATFPFRKAWQLRHHHRHEGLVDYALHCAAAK, encoded by the exons ATGGAGGGGAGGCGGCATTCTGTCGATATTCCTTTATCCAGAACGTTGATAGCGCTTAGGAGAGTGAGGTCTCTTCGTGATCCATCTACCAACTCCATGAGCAAGTTGAATGCCTTAGTTGATAATGTGAATTGGGAGGCGTATTCGAACGATGCAATCACTTTAGGATTTGAAAACAGTTGCCACAGAGTGAGTGAgggtgatgatgatgatgatggtcTAGGATTAAGAAGCTCGACGTCGTTTAGGGGTGACCATGAGCTATATTACGGTTCAAGAAATTGTAAATCGAGGCTTATGTCTCCCCAAGATTTAGGAGCCATGGTTGGCAACAAAGGCTCTGCACACCGGAGGTCGTTGTGTGTTGAAGGGCCGGATGCAGCACGCCCACTTGACCTCTCGATGGTGTGTGACAGCAAAGCGTTGAGTGAGAGATACTGCAAAGATTATGGTGACAAGTATTTTGAGTTCACCAGTGCAACACCTTCAGGTGATGGTGGGGCTTCATGTAATGAACCCGATGAAGAATTGAGGCAAGTCAAAAAGTGGCGTTTGGAGCTTGATGTGATGTCTAGAGGCACAGCTGCTGATGGTCTAAGTTCTGCAGTGAGTCCGAGCTTGTCTGTTGGTGATGCTCGAAAGGAACGGGCTAGTCATGGAATGTCGTTGTATGCAAGTGAAGATGTTGGTTTCATGGAGTCCTGCCATCAAGGATGTGGCATAGGCAGTTGTTGGTCAAGAGGTAGGAAATTTAGAGAAGCTAGTCTTCTTCCTCATGTCGAAGAACGGCCTCTTCTGTCAGAGGATGCAACGGGGGTGCAGAGCATCGACTCTAGGCACGATTGTGAAGGGGTCAGTCCATATGTGGAAAGTCCAAGAAGCCTCTGCCAAAAGTTCATGCCTAAATCATTTGGTGAATTGATAGGGCAAAACACAGTGGCTACCTCTCTATTGGATGCAATCTCTAAGAGGCAGGTAGCTTCTTTATACCTCTTCCACGGGCCACGTGGAACTGGTAAAACGTCGGGCTCAAGGATCTTCGCTGCTGCATTGAATTGCCTCTCTCCCGACACTACAAGACCATGCGGCGTGTGCAAGGAATGTGGTTTGTTCTTTTCGGGTAGGAGCAGTGACGTGAAAGAAGTGGATTCAGTGAGAATCAACAAAGTGGAGAGGTGTTGGTTGCTCATGAAGAATGCTCGGCTCCCTCCTGTTTTCTCGCGGTTTAAGGTTTACATCATTGACGAGTGCCACCTTTTGCAGCGTGAAACGTGGGCAGCTATTCTGAACGGCCTTGAGGAGATCCCTCGACACGTTGTCTTCATAATGGTCACTCCTAATCTTGATAAGCTCCCACGCTGTACTCTAACAAAGTCCCAAAAATACCATTTTCAGAAGGTGAAGGAGGTTGACATCACCAGCAAGTTGGGGAAAATATGTGTTCAAGAAGGTCTTGAGTTTGATGAGGATGCTTTGAACTTCATAGCAACGAAATCAAATGGCTCGCTGCGTGATGCAGAGATGATGCTCGATCAACTGAGCTTGCTCGGAAAGAAGATAACCGTTTCATTGGTTCACGAAGTA AGTGGAGTCGTTTCTGATGATGAATTGCTCGATTTGCTGTATCTGGCAATGTCGTCTGATGCCTCAAACACTGTTAGAAAGGCCAGAGAGCTAATGGGTTCGAGAATAGATCCGTTGCAGCTCACATCTCAGCTGGCAAGCCTCATCATGGACATTCTTGCTGGAAAGTGTCCCTCCGATGGAGTTTCGGAGAAGAGAAGGAAGCTTTTCGGAACAGATAACT CAATCTGTTTTGGTGCAGCTGAAGATGACATGAGGCAACTCAGTCACGCTCTAAAAATACTGTCTCAAACTGAGAAACAGTTGAGGATGTCAAACAACCAGATGACATGGCTGACTGTGGCTCTCCTCCAGCTGAGCTCTACAGCCACTTCAAACGAGGGGAGCGATCCAAGGTTAAGCACGCGCTCATTGCTCCCACATG ATGGTGATTTCCCGAGCTCATCATCAACGGGCGACAGTTTCAAGCGCTCCATTGGATGTGCTTGTGTGGATGCTGAGTCTGCAAACACGGGCGCCAAGTATGACAAGGAGACTCTGGATTTGGTCTTGATACGAGCTGCTGAAATGTGCTCGTCTAGGTCCATCAAGAAGTTCCTCCTCAAACGGGGGCGCTTGGCCTCTGTCCGCCTCACCCGAG CAGGGATAGCAGTGACAGAAGTTGCGTTTGATCACCCCGACCACGCGTCTAGAGCTGAGAAGTCGTGGAAGGAGATTGCTGGCGCGCTCCAGCATATACTGGGCTACAACGTGGAGCTCAGGATAAACTCCGCTCATGATCATGACTCCAGCAGAGATGGGAAGTGGAAGAAACCGTGCCTCGGGTTGTTCAACTGCTCGCGCAGAGTGCCTTTTAGGTCCGGTAGCAATGCTGATTCGACTGTGAGAACCAGGGATAAGTACGTGGAGACGTGCTCCACCGAGTGTAGTTCTCGGATCTCGTGCTCTTGTTGCCACAGGAAGGAGCTGTTCAAGACCATTCGGAGCAGCGAGGGAAACGCTTTGAGCATTGAAGCTGGAGCTCATCAAGAATGCCGGACTTCATGTAAACCACG TTCAAAGGAGCACTCGAGGTTTCATTGCTGGAGAGCTGCCACATTTCCTTTCCGGAAG GCATGGCAGCTGCGGCATCACCACCGCCACGAAGGGCTCGTCGACTACGCCCTGCACTGCGCCGCTGCAAAGTGA
- the LOC131019600 gene encoding protein STICHEL-like 2 isoform X3 has protein sequence MEGRRHSVDIPLSRTLIALRRVRSLRDPSTNSMSKLNALVDNVNWEAYSNDAITLGFENSCHRVSEGDDDDDGLGLRSSTSFRGDHELYYGSRNCKSRLMSPQDLGAMVGNKGSAHRRSLCVEGPDAARPLDLSMVCDSKALSERYCKDYGDKYFEFTSATPSGDGGASCNEPDEELRQVKKWRLELDVMSRGTAADGLSSAVSPSLSVGDARKERASHGMSLYASEDVGFMESCHQGCGIGSCWSRGRKFREASLLPHVEERPLLSEDATGVQSIDSRHDCEGVSPYVESPRSLCQKFMPKSFGELIGQNTVATSLLDAISKRQVASLYLFHGPRGTGKTSGSRIFAAALNCLSPDTTRPCGVCKECGLFFSGRSSDVKEVDSVRINKVERCWLLMKNARLPPVFSRFKVYIIDECHLLQRETWAAILNGLEEIPRHVVFIMVTPNLDKLPRCTLTKSQKYHFQKVKEVDITSKLGKICVQEGLEFDEDALNFIATKSNGSLRDAEMMLDQLSLLGKKITVSLVHEVSGVVSDDELLDLLYLAMSSDASNTVRKARELMGSRIDPLQLTSQLASLIMDILAGKCPSDGVSEKRRKLFGTDNSEDDMRQLSHALKILSQTEKQLRMSNNQMTWLTVALLQLSSTATSNEGSDPRLSTRSLLPHDGDFPSSSSTGDSFKRSIGCACVDAESANTGAKYDKETLDLVLIRAAEMCSSRSIKKFLLKRGRLASVRLTRAGIAVTEVAFDHPDHASRAEKSWKEIAGALQHILGYNVELRINSAHDHDSSRDGKWKKPCLGLFNCSRRVPFRSGSNADSTVRTRDKYVETCSTECSSRISCSCCHRKELFKTIRSSEGNALSIEAGAHQECRTSCKPRSKEHSRFHCWRAATFPFRKAWQLRHHHRHEGLVDYALHCAAAK, from the exons ATGGAGGGGAGGCGGCATTCTGTCGATATTCCTTTATCCAGAACGTTGATAGCGCTTAGGAGAGTGAGGTCTCTTCGTGATCCATCTACCAACTCCATGAGCAAGTTGAATGCCTTAGTTGATAATGTGAATTGGGAGGCGTATTCGAACGATGCAATCACTTTAGGATTTGAAAACAGTTGCCACAGAGTGAGTGAgggtgatgatgatgatgatggtcTAGGATTAAGAAGCTCGACGTCGTTTAGGGGTGACCATGAGCTATATTACGGTTCAAGAAATTGTAAATCGAGGCTTATGTCTCCCCAAGATTTAGGAGCCATGGTTGGCAACAAAGGCTCTGCACACCGGAGGTCGTTGTGTGTTGAAGGGCCGGATGCAGCACGCCCACTTGACCTCTCGATGGTGTGTGACAGCAAAGCGTTGAGTGAGAGATACTGCAAAGATTATGGTGACAAGTATTTTGAGTTCACCAGTGCAACACCTTCAGGTGATGGTGGGGCTTCATGTAATGAACCCGATGAAGAATTGAGGCAAGTCAAAAAGTGGCGTTTGGAGCTTGATGTGATGTCTAGAGGCACAGCTGCTGATGGTCTAAGTTCTGCAGTGAGTCCGAGCTTGTCTGTTGGTGATGCTCGAAAGGAACGGGCTAGTCATGGAATGTCGTTGTATGCAAGTGAAGATGTTGGTTTCATGGAGTCCTGCCATCAAGGATGTGGCATAGGCAGTTGTTGGTCAAGAGGTAGGAAATTTAGAGAAGCTAGTCTTCTTCCTCATGTCGAAGAACGGCCTCTTCTGTCAGAGGATGCAACGGGGGTGCAGAGCATCGACTCTAGGCACGATTGTGAAGGGGTCAGTCCATATGTGGAAAGTCCAAGAAGCCTCTGCCAAAAGTTCATGCCTAAATCATTTGGTGAATTGATAGGGCAAAACACAGTGGCTACCTCTCTATTGGATGCAATCTCTAAGAGGCAGGTAGCTTCTTTATACCTCTTCCACGGGCCACGTGGAACTGGTAAAACGTCGGGCTCAAGGATCTTCGCTGCTGCATTGAATTGCCTCTCTCCCGACACTACAAGACCATGCGGCGTGTGCAAGGAATGTGGTTTGTTCTTTTCGGGTAGGAGCAGTGACGTGAAAGAAGTGGATTCAGTGAGAATCAACAAAGTGGAGAGGTGTTGGTTGCTCATGAAGAATGCTCGGCTCCCTCCTGTTTTCTCGCGGTTTAAGGTTTACATCATTGACGAGTGCCACCTTTTGCAGCGTGAAACGTGGGCAGCTATTCTGAACGGCCTTGAGGAGATCCCTCGACACGTTGTCTTCATAATGGTCACTCCTAATCTTGATAAGCTCCCACGCTGTACTCTAACAAAGTCCCAAAAATACCATTTTCAGAAGGTGAAGGAGGTTGACATCACCAGCAAGTTGGGGAAAATATGTGTTCAAGAAGGTCTTGAGTTTGATGAGGATGCTTTGAACTTCATAGCAACGAAATCAAATGGCTCGCTGCGTGATGCAGAGATGATGCTCGATCAACTGAGCTTGCTCGGAAAGAAGATAACCGTTTCATTGGTTCACGAAGTA AGTGGAGTCGTTTCTGATGATGAATTGCTCGATTTGCTGTATCTGGCAATGTCGTCTGATGCCTCAAACACTGTTAGAAAGGCCAGAGAGCTAATGGGTTCGAGAATAGATCCGTTGCAGCTCACATCTCAGCTGGCAAGCCTCATCATGGACATTCTTGCTGGAAAGTGTCCCTCCGATGGAGTTTCGGAGAAGAGAAGGAAGCTTTTCGGAACAGATAACT CTGAAGATGACATGAGGCAACTCAGTCACGCTCTAAAAATACTGTCTCAAACTGAGAAACAGTTGAGGATGTCAAACAACCAGATGACATGGCTGACTGTGGCTCTCCTCCAGCTGAGCTCTACAGCCACTTCAAACGAGGGGAGCGATCCAAGGTTAAGCACGCGCTCATTGCTCCCACATG ATGGTGATTTCCCGAGCTCATCATCAACGGGCGACAGTTTCAAGCGCTCCATTGGATGTGCTTGTGTGGATGCTGAGTCTGCAAACACGGGCGCCAAGTATGACAAGGAGACTCTGGATTTGGTCTTGATACGAGCTGCTGAAATGTGCTCGTCTAGGTCCATCAAGAAGTTCCTCCTCAAACGGGGGCGCTTGGCCTCTGTCCGCCTCACCCGAG CAGGGATAGCAGTGACAGAAGTTGCGTTTGATCACCCCGACCACGCGTCTAGAGCTGAGAAGTCGTGGAAGGAGATTGCTGGCGCGCTCCAGCATATACTGGGCTACAACGTGGAGCTCAGGATAAACTCCGCTCATGATCATGACTCCAGCAGAGATGGGAAGTGGAAGAAACCGTGCCTCGGGTTGTTCAACTGCTCGCGCAGAGTGCCTTTTAGGTCCGGTAGCAATGCTGATTCGACTGTGAGAACCAGGGATAAGTACGTGGAGACGTGCTCCACCGAGTGTAGTTCTCGGATCTCGTGCTCTTGTTGCCACAGGAAGGAGCTGTTCAAGACCATTCGGAGCAGCGAGGGAAACGCTTTGAGCATTGAAGCTGGAGCTCATCAAGAATGCCGGACTTCATGTAAACCACG TTCAAAGGAGCACTCGAGGTTTCATTGCTGGAGAGCTGCCACATTTCCTTTCCGGAAG GCATGGCAGCTGCGGCATCACCACCGCCACGAAGGGCTCGTCGACTACGCCCTGCACTGCGCCGCTGCAAAGTGA
- the LOC131019600 gene encoding protein STICHEL-like 2 isoform X4 yields MEGRRHSVDIPLSRTLIALRRVRSLRDPSTNSMSKLNALVDNVNWEAYSNDAITLGFENSCHRVSEGDDDDDGLGLRSSTSFRGDHELYYGSRNCKSRLMSPQDLGAMVGNKGSAHRRSLCVEGPDAARPLDLSMVCDSKALSERYCKDYGDKYFEFTSATPSGDGGASCNEPDEELRQVKKWRLELDVMSRGTAADGLSSAVSPSLSVGDARKERASHGMSLYASEDVGFMESCHQGCGIGSCWSRGRKFREASLLPHVEERPLLSEDATGVQSIDSRHDCEGVSPYVESPRSLCQKFMPKSFGELIGQNTVATSLLDAISKRQVASLYLFHGPRGTGKTSGSRIFAAALNCLSPDTTRPCGVCKECGLFFSGRSSDVKEVDSVRINKVERCWLLMKNARLPPVFSRFKVYIIDECHLLQRETWAAILNGLEEIPRHVVFIMVTPNLDKLPRCTLTKSQKYHFQKVKEVDITSKLGKICVQEGLEFDEDALNFIATKSNGSLRDAEMMLDQLSLLGKKITVSLVHEVSGVVSDDELLDLLYLAMSSDASNTVRKARELMGSRIDPLQLTSQLASLIMDILAGKCPSDGVSEKRRKLFGTDNSEDDMRQLSHALKILSQTEKQLRMSNNQMTWLTVALLQLSSTATSNEGSDPRLSTRSLLPHDGDFPSSSSTGDSFKRSIGCACVDAESANTGAKYDKETLDLVLIRAAEMCSSRSIKKFLLKRGRLASVRLTRGIAVTEVAFDHPDHASRAEKSWKEIAGALQHILGYNVELRINSAHDHDSSRDGKWKKPCLGLFNCSRRVPFRSGSNADSTVRTRDKYVETCSTECSSRISCSCCHRKELFKTIRSSEGNALSIEAGAHQECRTSCKPRSKEHSRFHCWRAATFPFRKAWQLRHHHRHEGLVDYALHCAAAK; encoded by the exons ATGGAGGGGAGGCGGCATTCTGTCGATATTCCTTTATCCAGAACGTTGATAGCGCTTAGGAGAGTGAGGTCTCTTCGTGATCCATCTACCAACTCCATGAGCAAGTTGAATGCCTTAGTTGATAATGTGAATTGGGAGGCGTATTCGAACGATGCAATCACTTTAGGATTTGAAAACAGTTGCCACAGAGTGAGTGAgggtgatgatgatgatgatggtcTAGGATTAAGAAGCTCGACGTCGTTTAGGGGTGACCATGAGCTATATTACGGTTCAAGAAATTGTAAATCGAGGCTTATGTCTCCCCAAGATTTAGGAGCCATGGTTGGCAACAAAGGCTCTGCACACCGGAGGTCGTTGTGTGTTGAAGGGCCGGATGCAGCACGCCCACTTGACCTCTCGATGGTGTGTGACAGCAAAGCGTTGAGTGAGAGATACTGCAAAGATTATGGTGACAAGTATTTTGAGTTCACCAGTGCAACACCTTCAGGTGATGGTGGGGCTTCATGTAATGAACCCGATGAAGAATTGAGGCAAGTCAAAAAGTGGCGTTTGGAGCTTGATGTGATGTCTAGAGGCACAGCTGCTGATGGTCTAAGTTCTGCAGTGAGTCCGAGCTTGTCTGTTGGTGATGCTCGAAAGGAACGGGCTAGTCATGGAATGTCGTTGTATGCAAGTGAAGATGTTGGTTTCATGGAGTCCTGCCATCAAGGATGTGGCATAGGCAGTTGTTGGTCAAGAGGTAGGAAATTTAGAGAAGCTAGTCTTCTTCCTCATGTCGAAGAACGGCCTCTTCTGTCAGAGGATGCAACGGGGGTGCAGAGCATCGACTCTAGGCACGATTGTGAAGGGGTCAGTCCATATGTGGAAAGTCCAAGAAGCCTCTGCCAAAAGTTCATGCCTAAATCATTTGGTGAATTGATAGGGCAAAACACAGTGGCTACCTCTCTATTGGATGCAATCTCTAAGAGGCAGGTAGCTTCTTTATACCTCTTCCACGGGCCACGTGGAACTGGTAAAACGTCGGGCTCAAGGATCTTCGCTGCTGCATTGAATTGCCTCTCTCCCGACACTACAAGACCATGCGGCGTGTGCAAGGAATGTGGTTTGTTCTTTTCGGGTAGGAGCAGTGACGTGAAAGAAGTGGATTCAGTGAGAATCAACAAAGTGGAGAGGTGTTGGTTGCTCATGAAGAATGCTCGGCTCCCTCCTGTTTTCTCGCGGTTTAAGGTTTACATCATTGACGAGTGCCACCTTTTGCAGCGTGAAACGTGGGCAGCTATTCTGAACGGCCTTGAGGAGATCCCTCGACACGTTGTCTTCATAATGGTCACTCCTAATCTTGATAAGCTCCCACGCTGTACTCTAACAAAGTCCCAAAAATACCATTTTCAGAAGGTGAAGGAGGTTGACATCACCAGCAAGTTGGGGAAAATATGTGTTCAAGAAGGTCTTGAGTTTGATGAGGATGCTTTGAACTTCATAGCAACGAAATCAAATGGCTCGCTGCGTGATGCAGAGATGATGCTCGATCAACTGAGCTTGCTCGGAAAGAAGATAACCGTTTCATTGGTTCACGAAGTA AGTGGAGTCGTTTCTGATGATGAATTGCTCGATTTGCTGTATCTGGCAATGTCGTCTGATGCCTCAAACACTGTTAGAAAGGCCAGAGAGCTAATGGGTTCGAGAATAGATCCGTTGCAGCTCACATCTCAGCTGGCAAGCCTCATCATGGACATTCTTGCTGGAAAGTGTCCCTCCGATGGAGTTTCGGAGAAGAGAAGGAAGCTTTTCGGAACAGATAACT CTGAAGATGACATGAGGCAACTCAGTCACGCTCTAAAAATACTGTCTCAAACTGAGAAACAGTTGAGGATGTCAAACAACCAGATGACATGGCTGACTGTGGCTCTCCTCCAGCTGAGCTCTACAGCCACTTCAAACGAGGGGAGCGATCCAAGGTTAAGCACGCGCTCATTGCTCCCACATG ATGGTGATTTCCCGAGCTCATCATCAACGGGCGACAGTTTCAAGCGCTCCATTGGATGTGCTTGTGTGGATGCTGAGTCTGCAAACACGGGCGCCAAGTATGACAAGGAGACTCTGGATTTGGTCTTGATACGAGCTGCTGAAATGTGCTCGTCTAGGTCCATCAAGAAGTTCCTCCTCAAACGGGGGCGCTTGGCCTCTGTCCGCCTCACCCGAG GGATAGCAGTGACAGAAGTTGCGTTTGATCACCCCGACCACGCGTCTAGAGCTGAGAAGTCGTGGAAGGAGATTGCTGGCGCGCTCCAGCATATACTGGGCTACAACGTGGAGCTCAGGATAAACTCCGCTCATGATCATGACTCCAGCAGAGATGGGAAGTGGAAGAAACCGTGCCTCGGGTTGTTCAACTGCTCGCGCAGAGTGCCTTTTAGGTCCGGTAGCAATGCTGATTCGACTGTGAGAACCAGGGATAAGTACGTGGAGACGTGCTCCACCGAGTGTAGTTCTCGGATCTCGTGCTCTTGTTGCCACAGGAAGGAGCTGTTCAAGACCATTCGGAGCAGCGAGGGAAACGCTTTGAGCATTGAAGCTGGAGCTCATCAAGAATGCCGGACTTCATGTAAACCACG TTCAAAGGAGCACTCGAGGTTTCATTGCTGGAGAGCTGCCACATTTCCTTTCCGGAAG GCATGGCAGCTGCGGCATCACCACCGCCACGAAGGGCTCGTCGACTACGCCCTGCACTGCGCCGCTGCAAAGTGA
- the LOC131019600 gene encoding protein STICHEL-like 2 isoform X2: MEGRRHSVDIPLSRTLIALRRVRSLRDPSTNSMSKLNALVDNVNWEAYSNDAITLGFENSCHRVSEGDDDDDGLGLRSSTSFRGDHELYYGSRNCKSRLMSPQDLGAMVGNKGSAHRRSLCVEGPDAARPLDLSMVCDSKALSERYCKDYGDKYFEFTSATPSGDGGASCNEPDEELRQVKKWRLELDVMSRGTAADGLSSAVSPSLSVGDARKERASHGMSLYASEDVGFMESCHQGCGIGSCWSRGRKFREASLLPHVEERPLLSEDATGVQSIDSRHDCEGVSPYVESPRSLCQKFMPKSFGELIGQNTVATSLLDAISKRQVASLYLFHGPRGTGKTSGSRIFAAALNCLSPDTTRPCGVCKECGLFFSGRSSDVKEVDSVRINKVERCWLLMKNARLPPVFSRFKVYIIDECHLLQRETWAAILNGLEEIPRHVVFIMVTPNLDKLPRCTLTKSQKYHFQKVKEVDITSKLGKICVQEGLEFDEDALNFIATKSNGSLRDAEMMLDQLSLLGKKITVSLVHEVSGVVSDDELLDLLYLAMSSDASNTVRKARELMGSRIDPLQLTSQLASLIMDILAGKCPSDGVSEKRRKLFGTDNSICFGAAEDDMRQLSHALKILSQTEKQLRMSNNQMTWLTVALLQLSSTATSNEGSDPRLSTRSLLPHDGDFPSSSSTGDSFKRSIGCACVDAESANTGAKYDKETLDLVLIRAAEMCSSRSIKKFLLKRGRLASVRLTRGIAVTEVAFDHPDHASRAEKSWKEIAGALQHILGYNVELRINSAHDHDSSRDGKWKKPCLGLFNCSRRVPFRSGSNADSTVRTRDKYVETCSTECSSRISCSCCHRKELFKTIRSSEGNALSIEAGAHQECRTSCKPRSKEHSRFHCWRAATFPFRKAWQLRHHHRHEGLVDYALHCAAAK, encoded by the exons ATGGAGGGGAGGCGGCATTCTGTCGATATTCCTTTATCCAGAACGTTGATAGCGCTTAGGAGAGTGAGGTCTCTTCGTGATCCATCTACCAACTCCATGAGCAAGTTGAATGCCTTAGTTGATAATGTGAATTGGGAGGCGTATTCGAACGATGCAATCACTTTAGGATTTGAAAACAGTTGCCACAGAGTGAGTGAgggtgatgatgatgatgatggtcTAGGATTAAGAAGCTCGACGTCGTTTAGGGGTGACCATGAGCTATATTACGGTTCAAGAAATTGTAAATCGAGGCTTATGTCTCCCCAAGATTTAGGAGCCATGGTTGGCAACAAAGGCTCTGCACACCGGAGGTCGTTGTGTGTTGAAGGGCCGGATGCAGCACGCCCACTTGACCTCTCGATGGTGTGTGACAGCAAAGCGTTGAGTGAGAGATACTGCAAAGATTATGGTGACAAGTATTTTGAGTTCACCAGTGCAACACCTTCAGGTGATGGTGGGGCTTCATGTAATGAACCCGATGAAGAATTGAGGCAAGTCAAAAAGTGGCGTTTGGAGCTTGATGTGATGTCTAGAGGCACAGCTGCTGATGGTCTAAGTTCTGCAGTGAGTCCGAGCTTGTCTGTTGGTGATGCTCGAAAGGAACGGGCTAGTCATGGAATGTCGTTGTATGCAAGTGAAGATGTTGGTTTCATGGAGTCCTGCCATCAAGGATGTGGCATAGGCAGTTGTTGGTCAAGAGGTAGGAAATTTAGAGAAGCTAGTCTTCTTCCTCATGTCGAAGAACGGCCTCTTCTGTCAGAGGATGCAACGGGGGTGCAGAGCATCGACTCTAGGCACGATTGTGAAGGGGTCAGTCCATATGTGGAAAGTCCAAGAAGCCTCTGCCAAAAGTTCATGCCTAAATCATTTGGTGAATTGATAGGGCAAAACACAGTGGCTACCTCTCTATTGGATGCAATCTCTAAGAGGCAGGTAGCTTCTTTATACCTCTTCCACGGGCCACGTGGAACTGGTAAAACGTCGGGCTCAAGGATCTTCGCTGCTGCATTGAATTGCCTCTCTCCCGACACTACAAGACCATGCGGCGTGTGCAAGGAATGTGGTTTGTTCTTTTCGGGTAGGAGCAGTGACGTGAAAGAAGTGGATTCAGTGAGAATCAACAAAGTGGAGAGGTGTTGGTTGCTCATGAAGAATGCTCGGCTCCCTCCTGTTTTCTCGCGGTTTAAGGTTTACATCATTGACGAGTGCCACCTTTTGCAGCGTGAAACGTGGGCAGCTATTCTGAACGGCCTTGAGGAGATCCCTCGACACGTTGTCTTCATAATGGTCACTCCTAATCTTGATAAGCTCCCACGCTGTACTCTAACAAAGTCCCAAAAATACCATTTTCAGAAGGTGAAGGAGGTTGACATCACCAGCAAGTTGGGGAAAATATGTGTTCAAGAAGGTCTTGAGTTTGATGAGGATGCTTTGAACTTCATAGCAACGAAATCAAATGGCTCGCTGCGTGATGCAGAGATGATGCTCGATCAACTGAGCTTGCTCGGAAAGAAGATAACCGTTTCATTGGTTCACGAAGTA AGTGGAGTCGTTTCTGATGATGAATTGCTCGATTTGCTGTATCTGGCAATGTCGTCTGATGCCTCAAACACTGTTAGAAAGGCCAGAGAGCTAATGGGTTCGAGAATAGATCCGTTGCAGCTCACATCTCAGCTGGCAAGCCTCATCATGGACATTCTTGCTGGAAAGTGTCCCTCCGATGGAGTTTCGGAGAAGAGAAGGAAGCTTTTCGGAACAGATAACT CAATCTGTTTTGGTGCAGCTGAAGATGACATGAGGCAACTCAGTCACGCTCTAAAAATACTGTCTCAAACTGAGAAACAGTTGAGGATGTCAAACAACCAGATGACATGGCTGACTGTGGCTCTCCTCCAGCTGAGCTCTACAGCCACTTCAAACGAGGGGAGCGATCCAAGGTTAAGCACGCGCTCATTGCTCCCACATG ATGGTGATTTCCCGAGCTCATCATCAACGGGCGACAGTTTCAAGCGCTCCATTGGATGTGCTTGTGTGGATGCTGAGTCTGCAAACACGGGCGCCAAGTATGACAAGGAGACTCTGGATTTGGTCTTGATACGAGCTGCTGAAATGTGCTCGTCTAGGTCCATCAAGAAGTTCCTCCTCAAACGGGGGCGCTTGGCCTCTGTCCGCCTCACCCGAG GGATAGCAGTGACAGAAGTTGCGTTTGATCACCCCGACCACGCGTCTAGAGCTGAGAAGTCGTGGAAGGAGATTGCTGGCGCGCTCCAGCATATACTGGGCTACAACGTGGAGCTCAGGATAAACTCCGCTCATGATCATGACTCCAGCAGAGATGGGAAGTGGAAGAAACCGTGCCTCGGGTTGTTCAACTGCTCGCGCAGAGTGCCTTTTAGGTCCGGTAGCAATGCTGATTCGACTGTGAGAACCAGGGATAAGTACGTGGAGACGTGCTCCACCGAGTGTAGTTCTCGGATCTCGTGCTCTTGTTGCCACAGGAAGGAGCTGTTCAAGACCATTCGGAGCAGCGAGGGAAACGCTTTGAGCATTGAAGCTGGAGCTCATCAAGAATGCCGGACTTCATGTAAACCACG TTCAAAGGAGCACTCGAGGTTTCATTGCTGGAGAGCTGCCACATTTCCTTTCCGGAAG GCATGGCAGCTGCGGCATCACCACCGCCACGAAGGGCTCGTCGACTACGCCCTGCACTGCGCCGCTGCAAAGTGA